CGCCGAGGATCTGCGTGCCGTGCCGGAGCTACGCGCTTGCACGCTCACCAACAAACACGTCACCCCTGTACTGGAGGACAGCTCCGTTGATCCAATGCACCTCGAACTTGCAAAGCAGCTTGTGAGTTCGCTGACAGTGTCTTACCAAGTAGATGCGGTACTCAAtcccgcgctgcagcggcagtacCGCAAATTGCAAGAACTCGCTCGACGACTCTTCCCATTATCAGTCAATCCCCTGTACCTTGATGTCGAGACTAGTTTGgcgagggtggaggaggaggacgctgGTGCTGAGGACACCGATGAGGCGCCGTGGGAGCTGGACGGCACCCTTCCCGACTATGAGGGCATGAGGAGTTTCGCAGCACTTTTCCATAGCTTCAACAAAGAAGTGCTGGGAAACGACTACGACGCTTTCCTTTACTGTCCCCATCCGCGCGCGGCAGCCATGGCGACACGCCGGccacgcggtggcgcagcggaagtcagcgcagcaggagggTCAGCTGCAGTCTCTACCGAAGAGGACGGCGATCCTGTGCCTATCGAGCAGGTCATTcgccacgctgccgctgagaaTGCGTGGGAGGGGTTGATTATACCCCAACTCAAGAGGTACCTGACGGCTACGAACGTGAGCGCCGGTGGGGCAAGACGCAAGGCGGACCTGATCGAGCTTGTCAAGCAGCATTTTCCACCGCCATCGTGAGAAAAATAAGGCGACATCAGAGAGCCTCTGCGCATGTCGCGGAATGACAAGGTTGCTGTggtcggtggtggcggacAGTGGGGCTACTGTTActcctctgcagctgctctgcccTCTCCGGCGCTCTTGAAGGGGTTGCTTTCTCTCAcctttttctgttttccccTCGGAGTCTCATACAGTCAATGTGGCGCCGCCTCTCCTGGCTTcgtcgttttcctcttcaaATTTGCACGCTGACGCCGTGGCATCAATCGGTGCACGTCTCGTCTGTTTTGCTCGTGCCGACTGTTGCCGTTCCTCTTCGTTGTTTTGTTTTAAGTTAGAGACTTTTTTCTCCAGCGTCAActcgcctcaccgccgcttgCTTTTGCGCGCCTCTCCGTCCTCGTCACTCCGCCTACCGTGAGCGTATTGTTGGCCTCTCCCCagtccccccaccccccgtctctctctctctgtatgcctgtgtgtgAAGTTCTCTATGTTATATCAACACTCTCTTACAAGCACGGACGCATCACTCAAGAGgtcaacccccccccccccccccccacacacacacccattcGAAAACGATATCAACGATGTAGGCCTCGGTAGCAGCCGCAGCAAACCCTGCTGTGAAGTGGGGGCTACGAGGAAAGAGGATGGCAGGGGCAAAATAtccagcaacagcggcgtgTAGTCTACCTACCAATGCCGTGTCCCTTATTCTCACTTAGGACTCTGCCAAGGttcgaggcagcggcgcataGGCTGTATTCGCATGCCCGCTCTCTGTGCATACGGCGGAGCGTGGCGGGCTGCCACTCTCTCCTTACCTGTGTCtcgctccttccctccccttccacaTTGTGGCCCCCACGCACCCACTATGCGAGTGCCCTTTGGTGGGCCTGCATCTCTTTGCCTGCTTGTCTGCCTGAGCGCCCGACACACCCGCTCTCTACCCCATCCTGGCTTTCTCCCCGCTTTCTGCAACTccgtctcttctcttctgacCTTTGGCATCCCCACCCGCGCTCCTGCGCACACCCCTGCGCGAAGGacttccctttttttgtcCTCGTGGAGCTCTTGCTTGCcgcttccttcctcccttcctgtatgggctgccgctctcttgtgggaagggggaggtaCTCGCACGCATCGATGGCAACTGAGTCGATTCCTCACTCTTCTTTGCATCTTCTCGTGGCACTTTAACAAATAAACAAACTTCTGTGTTGCGATCCGCTCGagagcgtgcgtgtgtgtcgcgcgctctctctctctgtccctccctGTTGTTGTCATCGTGGCCCATAGAGCGTTGCGCTCTGTATTTAccgccttccctcttcgcttcttctaTGAGGCAGCACTAAGCCGAAGCACGTGGGCCTCAATCTCTTCGCTGCTCGCGTAGAGAAATACAGACGCGTGCAtgtgcacccacacacaagtggcactcccttttcttttcacgTCCCTTACGCGCACTCTGGCACCACTCGGTTTGCCTGTCTCCGCTGCCTTCGCCCCGTTCCACTGTGCGTTTCTCTCCCCGCTATTCCTGCTTTCTATCATTCTAACCACGTCGATAAGCAAGGCATGCACACGGGCTTCCGAtactcccccttctccacgcCTTACACCCTTGACTTGCCACGCTGTGTTGTtggtgcctgtgtgtatgcgccAGTTGTTTCGTCTCGTGCTGTTTGCTTCTTAGTTGGCCTGCACGAGAGCATCCccagctgcgcacgcgcgcgagTGTGTTCGCTGACTGGACTTTTGTTAtccgttttttttctttatttCCCTCTCACCTTCCTCGTTTTGCTAGACACAAATGTACGTGCCTAGAACACCCGATCTACAATCCCGCACCGCATCGCTGCCCCCGTCCggtcctccttcccttcctccctcgtCAGTCCTTTTCACCGCCcaagaggcggaggagagtaTCGAGTTCATTCAGAGGGAGCTCTCGCGACTTCTGCGGGCGTGCGAGTACAGGGAGAAGCACCCTTACGACATCttgaaaaggagagaggatgATAACCTCGGcgaggcagtggcgcgcaGTGTCGGTGGCAGCAACGGTGCCTCTTCGTGGATCACGTCAGCATCAGCGTCGCATAGACGCGGCTCAACCGCGCCCTTGCTGTCGGACTCAGAGCCACCACTCAAAGTAGGTCAGctcagcaccacctcctcttttccatttGGCCTTCATCGCAATGATGCCGCCGAGTCAGCGTTGTTCTCTGCTGCCGAGATCGGTGCAGACGCGAATGCTACAGTCACAGCGGCAAAtctcagcgctgcttcgtTCTCCACTTTCGAGAGGCGCCGTATCGCCCATCTCCTGGGTCGTGTGGCGCTAGAGATCGCTGCTGTCTGGACGTACGTCCGTCAAGGCGAGCCGCTTCGCGGTGCTTCACCAACGGATGTCCCCACGCCAACCTCCTCGGTCCCAACGACTGCACGCGGGACGGCGCAGCTGTCAAGTGaccgcagcacagccgcacCTGCAGTGTCGCCCTCAACACCAGCGTCTTCGACTGTTGACGGTGGAGATGGACGTGCCATCGCGGCAGCCCACCTCAATAACGCAGAGGCTGGCGTCACAACACCTGCGGTGATGCGGTGCTCTGTGTGGGGCGAGACACCCCAAAAGGATCAAGATGTTTGTGGCGGCGGTCCTGCAGCACAAATTACCGCACTGCGTGAACTGATCGCGACAGCTGCTGCTATCCAACGCTCTCTCGGGGTggcgggtggcggcggcggcggcggtgagagCGCTGGCACAgaaggtgccgccgccgccgcaggtaGTGTGAGGGTGAAGACGCCTCTGGAAGTTGCTCAAGTGACATCGCTAACATTCAGCAGTTCCTCCTTTGGCGACGTCACGGAATGCATTCCGGAAGTAGCGGGTGTCTTCGTTGGCACGCAGTCTTGCCGTGACTCCGCCAGCGTTGATGCGTCTTCTGTTGTCACCGCGGCATCGCCAGGCTTCCCGTCAGCCCTTTCCAGAGGTcggacagcagcaccagaggGTGCTGAGCAGCACAGTAGCGAAGGCGACACGACAATACTTGCAACGTCTGACAGTACCGCTGTGTGCCGGGtacgcagcggtggcagtcgAGTAAAGCAAGGTAGTGCCACCGCGTCTTCCATCCCCTTTTACCTGCGCGCCTACGTATTCAAAGATGGTACTGGCGGCTGTGATGACGAGATAGGTAACTccagtgaggggaggggaattCATGGCAACgaaggcgaagcagcagtgctgaagTGTGCCGACAAGGGCGTGTCTCGTTCCAACAGCGCAGGCAGTGAGCTGCTTGTTACCTCGCACGACGACAGCTATCAAACACGACCGTCCTCAGTTCGCTCGGTCATCGAGCACGTTGCCCGAGGGAGCCACCTCAGTGCCGCGGCGACTGGCACCAAACCGAGTTTACACGGCTCAGCAGCTACATCTCTCACGGCACCGACATAcgtcggtggcagcggcggtgcggccaCGGTAGTGGAGGCGCTCCTGGACGCCGATACAGTCTCCCACAACTCGTCACTGCGCATTCAACGCGTCCTCTCAGCCTCGTCGCTGCGTTCCGCTTCCCTCATGAGCTCGCCGCTTCAGGAGCCGCAGTTCAGCACGCAGCGGCCACAGGGGTACAGTGGTGggagcgccagcagccaACCCAACGCAAGCGTCTCGCAGCGGTCACCAGACTCGGCGGAGATGTCGCCAGCCGCTGCGACCGCCTACTTACGCAGCGCGAGTCTATTTCGACGACCACACCGGCTCGAGGTTCCCGTGAGCCGGACGCACTCACTGCGCCGCGCGCCGTCAATTCCATCTCCGGTGTCGGTGGAGGGGATCAATTTGGGGTCTGTGCCTGAGGtgacgcagcacagcggcacACTGAAGACGGCCCCCGGCGCGCATGGAAACTCCTCTGCCGCATTATCTCACCTGGCGAAGACCACTGGTGGCCCgcacctcagcagcggcggagttGGCACCTTGCGAACGTCATCGTGCTTTGCTAGCTTTCCGCCAGTGGCGATGGGCGCCAGCACCACAGCGGACTCTCCCCACTCGTCTGTTGCGGGGTTGCATTTCAAACGGGTCATCTCGCTGGACTCCGAGGGTGGGTTGTGGCCGCAAGGCTCATTCGCCGACTCGCTGGAGACGAGTCAGCAGAAGGTGGCGGCTCTTCAGGGACGGGCATCAGGGTCCACCATGGAGGCGACTCTCTTATCATCCCCGCTGTcgcagggggtggggctgGTGACTGTCACAGGAAGCCATAGTGACCGCTACGGGGCTTTGACCTCCCCATCGGAGGGCCAGTGCGGGGGTGTGATGCCTGTTGCCACGTCCTTCTCAGACCACCGCAGTTCTGTGTTGCCGCCAGGGAGAGCGGAACTCTCGCAAAGCCACTGTGGCGCCCCCAATCCCACTGTTTCGAGAGCCTCGGCGGTGACAATGCCGTCTGCCGTGCTCGGCTGCTCGTACTCTCGGCCGCGTCCAGCAGCCCTATTGTCCCCCGCGCACTTTAGCTTGTCTTATCAAAGTCGCCCTAACGACGCCGTAACAATACCAACAGCGTTCGCGCCCGCACCGACCGCCGCTGACGATAGTTTCGCAGCTGACGGACTGATACCGTACTCGTACC
This Leishmania panamensis strain MHOM/PA/94/PSC-1 chromosome 29 sequence DNA region includes the following protein-coding sequences:
- a CDS encoding hypothetical protein (TriTrypDB/GeneDB-style sysID: LpmP.29.1110), with protein sequence MYVPRTPDLQSRTASLPPSGPPSLPPSSVLFTAQEAEESIEFIQRELSRLLRACEYREKHPYDILKRREDDNLGEAVARSVGGSNGASSWITSASASHRRGSTAPLLSDSEPPLKVGQLSTTSSFPFGLHRNDAAESALFSAAEIGADANATVTAANLSAASFSTFERRRIAHLLGRVALEIAAVWTYVRQGEPLRGASPTDVPTPTSSVPTTARGTAQLSSDRSTAAPAVSPSTPASSTVDGGDGRAIAAAHLNNAEAGVTTPAVMRCSVWGETPQKDQDVCGGGPAAQITALRELIATAAAIQRSLGVAGGGGGGGESAGTEGAAAAAGSVRVKTPLEVAQVTSLTFSSSSFGDVTECIPEVAGVFVGTQSCRDSASVDASSVVTAASPGFPSALSRGRTAAPEGAEQHSSEGDTTILATSDSTAVCRVRSGGSRVKQGSATASSIPFYLRAYVFKDGTGGCDDEIGNSSEGRGIHGNEGEAAVLKCADKGVSRSNSAGSELLVTSHDDSYQTRPSSVRSVIEHVARGSHLSAAATGTKPSLHGSAATSLTAPTYVGGSGGAATVVEALLDADTVSHNSSLRIQRVLSASSLRSASLMSSPLQEPQFSTQRPQGYSGGSASSQPNASVSQRSPDSAEMSPAAATAYLRSASLFRRPHRLEVPVSRTHSLRRAPSIPSPVSVEGINLGSVPEVTQHSGTLKTAPGAHGNSSAALSHLAKTTGGPHLSSGGVGTLRTSSCFASFPPVAMGASTTADSPHSSVAGLHFKRVISLDSEGGLWPQGSFADSLETSQQKVAALQGRASGSTMEATLLSSPLSQGVGLVTVTGSHSDRYGALTSPSEGQCGGVMPVATSFSDHRSSVLPPGRAELSQSHCGAPNPTVSRASAVTMPSAVLGCSYSRPRPAALLSPAHFSLSYQSRPNDAVTIPTAFAPAPTAADDSFAADGLIPYSYRIEEEILTEFLRCVHDLTRANLTDAEFDSLQLYYFLPGVSLVTPVVTAQSLSSSLPPLAPPLPLFKGGELVPLRRGSLDVFCSLIRERLAAVCHNLRISSAPYLALL